The Primulina huaijiensis isolate GDHJ02 chromosome 12, ASM1229523v2, whole genome shotgun sequence genome has a window encoding:
- the LOC140989880 gene encoding serine/threonine-protein kinase STN7, chloroplastic-like, giving the protein MATSTGVGLGGVRLQSFNTKPLSSFLGKKLNIKNLSTSRGANKRISTSKARNIVIFASAGESFNLVHDLFLGVGVGLPCTVMECGDIIYRSTLPKSNGIAVTVPGVILALGTLSYLWATPGVAPGFFDMFFLAPVERIFRPKYKKDEIVLGKKLGEGSFGVVYKASMAKKSSKYNDVVLKKATEYGAVEIWMNERVRRACANSCADFIYGFLEGSPKKGAEYWLLWKFEGEATLADLLQSKEFPYNVEALILGEVLDTPKGLERENRIIQTIMRQLLFALEGLHSTGIVHRDIKPQNIIFSEDSRTFKIIDLGAATDLRVGINYIPKEFLLDPRYAAPEQYIMSTQTPSAPSLPVATALSPVLWQLNSPDRFDIYSAGLIFLQMAFPALRSNSALIQFNRQLKRCAYDLIAWRKTVEPRASPDLRHGFELLDLDGGIGWELLMSMVRYKARQRIGAKAALAHPYFDKEGILALSFVQSLRLQLIRATQQDYSDAAKWIIQLMAKSGTQKDGGFTEAQLQELKEVAPKKKASLERNALASALRLQRKLIRTINESVDELNERRKSLWWSKWIPREE; this is encoded by the exons ATGGCTACTAGTACTGGTGTTGGACTCGGAGGAGTGAGGCTTCAGTCCTTCAATACGAAACCCCTTTCTTCATTTCTGGGCAAGAAGCTCAATATCAAGAATCTTTCTACATCGAGAGGAGCCAACAAGAGAATCTCCACTTCTAAGGCCAGAAATATAGTTATTTTTGCTTCGGCGGGCGAAAGTTTCAATCTTGTTCATGATCTTTTTCTGGGTGTTGGAGTGGGACTCCCGTGTACAGTAATGGAGTGTGGCGATATAATCTACAGAAGCACTCTGCCCAAGTCAAACGGGATTGCGGTTACTGTTCCTGGTGTGATTTTAGCCTTGGGTACTCTTTCTTATCTCTGGGCTACTCCTGGTGTGGCGCCTGGATTCTTTGATATGTTTTTTCTTGCTCCTGTGGAGAGAATCTTTAGGCCTAAATATAAGAAG GATGAAATTGTGTTGGGGAAAAAGTTGGGCGAGGGATCTTTTGGAGTGGTTTACAAAGCTTCAATGGCTAAGAAGTCTTCAAAG TATAATGATGTAGTCCTGAAAAAAGCTACTGAATATGGAGCCGTGGAGATATGGATGAACGAGCGGGTTCGAAGGGCCTGTGCTAATAGCTGTGCTGATTTTATATACGGCTTTCTTGAG GGTTCTCCTAAGAAAGGTGCTGAATATTGGCTGCTATGGAAGTTTGAAGGAGAAGCTACGCTTGCTGATTTATTGCAGAGTAAAGAGTTCCCTTACAAT GTGGAAGCATTGATTCTTGGAGAAGTTCTGGACACACCAAAGGGACTAGAAAGGGAAAATAGAATCATTCAGACGATCATGAGACAGCTCTTATTTGCATTGGAAGGTCTGCACTCGACCGGGATTGTCCACCGGGATATTAAGCCCCAAAATATTATCTTTTCTGAAG ATTCTCGAACATTCAAAATCATAGACCTTGGAGCGGCCACAGATTTAAGAGTTGGTATCAATTACATCCCTAAGGAGTTTTTACTCGATCCGAG ATACGCTGCACCTGAACAATATATTATGAGCACCCAAACCCCCTCAGCTCCCTCACTACCTGTCGCCACTGCACTTTCCCCCGTTCTATGGCAG ttgaatTCACCAGACAGATTCGACATCTACAGTGCTGGTTTGATATTCCTACAAATG GCGTTCCCAGCATTGCGGAGCAATAGTGCCCTCATACAATTCAACCGCCAACTTAAAAGATGTGCATATGACTTAATTGCATGGCGAAAGACCGTAGAGCCACGTGCTAGCCCTGATCTTCGACATGGATTTGAATTGTTAGATTTGGATGGTGGAATTGGATGGGAACTTTTGATGTCCATGGTTCGGTATAAAGCTCGACAGAGAATCGGTGCAAAGGCAGCCTTGGCCCATCCCTACTTTGACAAAGAAGGCATACTGGCTTTGTCGTTCGTGCAGAGTCTAAGGCTACAACTTATCCGAGCTACACAACAAGATTACAGTGATGCTGCGAAGTGGATTATTCAGCTAATGGCTAAGTCAGGAACTCAGAAAGATGGTGGCTTCACAGAAGCTCAACTCCAAGAACTTAAG GAAGTCGCGCCAAAGAAAAAGGCAAGCTTGGAGAGGAATGCACTGGCCTCAGCTCTTCGACTTCAGAGGAAGCTCATTCGAACTATAAATGAAAGTGTCGATGAACTGAACGAGCGTAGAAAGAGCTTATGGTGGAGCAAATGGATCCCAAGAGAAGAGTGA
- the LOC140989190 gene encoding probable galacturonosyltransferase-like 3, with product MPPDIRHLATAVLLPLLLLRPLTAASHQQFREAPAFRNGISCPPLHENSSTIHIAMTLDYSTPYLRGSIAAVLSVLQHSYCPENTVFHFLATTDHRYNLLRTIISTFPNLRFHLYPFNPTTVNHLISSSIRRALDEPLNYARIYLADLLPSSVTRIIYLDSDLIVIDDISKLWEINLNSHVLGAPEYCLANFSHYFNSKFWSNPSFSDTFRRRDPCYFNTGVMVIDLKRWRNHGFTKKLEYWMKIQRRYRIYELGSLPPFLLVFAGNVEGVEHRWNQHGLGGDNLEGLCRDLHPGPVSLLHWSGKGKPWLRLDAKRPCTLDNLWAPYDLFKHEYFFSDI from the coding sequence ATGCCACCTGATATCCGTCACCTAGCCACCGCAGTCCTCCTCCCTCTCCTTCTCCTTCGTCCACTCACTGCCGCCAGTCATCAACAATTCCGGGAAGCTCCCGCATTTCGCAACGGAATATCGTGCCCACCGCTGCATGAAAACTCGTCCACAATACATATAGCCATGACTTTAGATTACTCCACCCCTTACCTCCGTGGCTCCATCGCCGCGGTCCTCTCCGTTCTCCAGCACTCGTACTGCCCGGAAAACACCGTCTTCCACTTCCTCGCAACAACCGACCACCGCTACAACCTCCTCAGGACCATCATCTCCACCTTCCCTAACCTTCGCTTCCACCTATACCCCTTCAATCCCACCACCGTCAACCACCTCATCTCCTCATCAATCCGCCGCGCCCTGGACGAGCCTCTCAACTACGCCCGCATCTACCTCGCCGACCTCCTCCCCTCCTCCGTCACCCGCATTATATACCTCGACTCCGACCTCATAGTCATCGACGACATTTCCAAACTCTGGGAAATCAACCTCAACTCCCACGTCCTCGGAGCCCCAGAGTACTGCCTCGCAAACTTCAGCCACTACTTCAACTCCAAATTCTGGTCGAACCCATCATTCTCCGACACTTTCAGAAGAAGAGACCCTTGTTATTTCAACACAGGAGTAATGGTAATCGATCTAAAGAGATGGAGAAACCATGGGTTCACTAAGAAACTAGAATATTGGATGAAAATACAGAGAAGATACAGAATCTACGAATTAGGGTCTCTCCCGCCATTTTTGCTGGTTTTTGCCGGTAATGTTGAAGGCGTCGAGCATCGGTGGAATCAACACGGGCTCGGGGGTGATAATCTTGAAGGTTTATGCAGGGATCTGCATCCGGGTCCAGTGAGCCTGCTGCACTGGAGTGGCAAGGGGAAGCCATGGTTAAGGCTCGATGCAAAGAGGCCCTGTACATTAGATAATCTTTGGGCACCCTACGATTTGTTTaaacatgaatattttttttctgatATCTGA